The sequence CCATCGCCACCAGCTTCACGTGGAACACCGGATCGCGCCGCACGCGGCCCACTACGACCGCCATGCCGTTGCCCTCCATCCGGTCGCGCCGCGGTTGCGGGCGGTCGGGCTCATCGCGCAGCACGAGGGCGCGCGCGGGCGAGGTGGGCAGATGGCGGGCCTCCTCGGCGCCCGTCCATTCGCGCAGCACCGCCTTCACCTCGTCCGGGCCGGCGCTCTGCTCGAACTCCACCGACATGCAGACGGTATGCCCGTGCTCCACCGGCACCCGATTGGCGTGCGCGGTCACGGCGAATGGCGCCGGCCGGATGGCGCCCTGGCTCACGTGGCCGAGCATCTTGTTCACCTCGATCTCGATCTTCGGCTCCTCGTCGCGTATGAACGGGATGACGTTGCCAAGGATGTCGAGGCTGGGCACGCCCGGATAGCCGGCCCCCGAGACGGCCTGCAGGGTGGCCATGAACAGCCGCCGCACGCCGAATTTCTGGTGCAGGGGCGCCAGGACCATCGCGGCGGGAATGGAGGCGCAGTTCGCGTTGGTGACGATCGCCCCCGTCCAGCCGTGGCGATCGCGCTGCGCCGGCAGCACCTCGAGGTGGTGCGGGTTCACCTCGGGGATGAGCAGCGGCACGTCCGACTCCATCCGGTAGTTCTTGGCGTTGCTCAACACGATGCGCCCGGCGCGGGCGAACGCCGGTTCCACCTCGCCGGCCGCTGTGGCATCGAGCGCCGAGAACACCAGTTCGGCGTCCAGCGCCGCTGGGTCGCACGGCAGCACCGGCATGCCCGCCACGCCGGCCGGCGGCGCATCGTCGCCCACCCAACGTACGGCTTCCGCGTAGGACTTCCCGGCCGAACGCTCCGAGGCAGCGAGCGCGGCGATCTCGAACCAGGGGTGATCGGCGAGCAGTCGGACGAAGGCCTGGCCGACGGCGCCGGTGGCGCCGAGAATGGCCACGCGGCGCTTCTGCGAGGGAGCGGAGGTCATGGGCGGCGGGTCAGGACTGCAGGAGCGCGCGCGTCATGCGCGCGTAGGCGTCGACGGCACCGCGGAGTTCCGCGACGTCCACGAATTCGTCGGGCGTATGGGCGACGGTGATCGATCCTGGCCCATAGAGCAATGGCGTTCCCCACCGATCGAGGAGCGGGATGTCAGACGTGTAGGAAACCGCCGCCGTCTCGAATCCAGGAAGCGTGTGAAAGCGCTGCGGCGGGATGTGCGATCCCCAGTCGAGTTCGGCCCTGTCCTTGGCCCATCGTTCGACCTGGGCGCGCAACGGCGTCACGTCGCCCACGAGCCGGAACATGATCTCCACCTCGCACAGCGCGGGAACGATGTTGGCCTCGGTCCCGCCGTGAATGGTGCCGATGTTGAACGTGCTGGCGCCGAGCACCGGATCGGACGCGAGTTCGAGATCGTGAATCGTCGCAAGCAGACCGAGCATGGGCTCGATGGCCGACTGGCCCAGGTGCGCGTACGCCGAGTGTGCGGCGCGCCCGCGGGTGCGGATGATGACGCGCTGCGAGCCCTTGGCGCCGCTGGCGAGCTTGCTCTCGGTGGGTTCGCCGTTGATCAGCCAGTTGCTGGTGGCGGGCAGATGGTTGGCGGCGCGCGCGCCGTCGGAGTTCTTCTCCTCGCCCACCACGAACAGCAGATCCACCCGGTGCTCGCCTTCGTCGGCGAGCTGCTGGGCCGCGACCATCATGGCAGCGGCGATGCCCTTGGCGTCGCAGGCGCCGCGACCATAGAGGCGGTTGCCTTCGAGCCGCGGCGACACGTAGGGTGGCACGGTATCGAGGTGCGTGGACAGGGTGACGCCCTGACCCGACCGCGCTGCCCAGACGTTCGCGCGTCCGGGCGCGACTTCCTGCAATTCCACGTTCCAACCGCGGGCCACGAGCCAGCGGGAAACGAAGTCGACGGCGCCGGATTCGGCGCCGCTGGTCGATTGGATGGCCAGCAATTCGGCGGCGAGGGCGACGACGTCGGTCATCCGCCAAACTTATCAGGTTGGAGGCGCCACGGGAGCTACCACCCCGCCGCTATCCCGAACAGCATCTGGCCGTCGTTGTACGAGTGGGCGCCGCGGGCAAGGGCCCCGCTGTCGTAGTTGTCGGTGAAGGCCAGCGAAAGCGAGACCGTCCCGTTCATCTTCTCCCGCAGTTCCGTACTCGAACTGACCAGGAACTGCGAGACTCCCGTGGCGCTCGGTTGCCAGGACGTGGCGTGGGTAATCTGCACCCGGTCGTCGAAGGCGTGGTGGTACTTGGCCAGCCAGGAAAAGCGGGCG comes from Gemmatimonadaceae bacterium and encodes:
- the asd gene encoding aspartate-semialdehyde dehydrogenase produces the protein MTSAPSQKRRVAILGATGAVGQAFVRLLADHPWFEIAALAASERSAGKSYAEAVRWVGDDAPPAGVAGMPVLPCDPAALDAELVFSALDATAAGEVEPAFARAGRIVLSNAKNYRMESDVPLLIPEVNPHHLEVLPAQRDRHGWTGAIVTNANCASIPAAMVLAPLHQKFGVRRLFMATLQAVSGAGYPGVPSLDILGNVIPFIRDEEPKIEIEVNKMLGHVSQGAIRPAPFAVTAHANRVPVEHGHTVCMSVEFEQSAGPDEVKAVLREWTGAEEARHLPTSPARALVLRDEPDRPQPRRDRMEGNGMAVVVGRVRRDPVFHVKLVAMAHNIIRGAAGASVLNAELMAARGLLGRP
- a CDS encoding M20/M25/M40 family metallo-hydrolase, whose translation is MTDVVALAAELLAIQSTSGAESGAVDFVSRWLVARGWNVELQEVAPGRANVWAARSGQGVTLSTHLDTVPPYVSPRLEGNRLYGRGACDAKGIAAAMMVAAQQLADEGEHRVDLLFVVGEEKNSDGARAANHLPATSNWLINGEPTESKLASGAKGSQRVIIRTRGRAAHSAYAHLGQSAIEPMLGLLATIHDLELASDPVLGASTFNIGTIHGGTEANIVPALCEVEIMFRLVGDVTPLRAQVERWAKDRAELDWGSHIPPQRFHTLPGFETAAVSYTSDIPLLDRWGTPLLYGPGSITVAHTPDEFVDVAELRGAVDAYARMTRALLQS